In one Roseburia intestinalis L1-82 genomic region, the following are encoded:
- a CDS encoding phosphoribosyltransferase domain-containing protein, whose translation MNYQQKDLVRIAKRENNTKRSYLVVDPLQGKHVPVEPSKALNLFKSLAEKFQGKYEGERLLLIGFAETATAIGAQAAITLGTKYIQTTREVIPDARYLFFSEAHSHATEQKLVKDDIDRVINDIDRIVFIEDEVTTGNTIMNIIKIITKEYQKKTKFAVASLLNGMTEEYLKIYQDEKIELHYLVKTDHSGYGTVAEQYRCDGLYICAIPENHTHESADIDVQSEKNMREHIISIPGWMNARRFVDAKQYEAACRKLAETVIVETSVKQGERVLVIGTEEFMYPALLTGQEIEKIGCDVRCHSTTRSPIAVSTEEEYPLHCRYELCSLYDPERKTFIYDLENYDRVIVMTDSALASLKGLETLIYALRMKNENISVIRWY comes from the coding sequence ATGAACTATCAGCAAAAAGATTTAGTGAGAATAGCAAAACGGGAAAACAATACCAAAAGAAGTTATCTGGTAGTAGATCCACTGCAGGGAAAACATGTTCCGGTCGAACCTTCGAAAGCACTGAATTTATTTAAAAGTCTTGCAGAGAAGTTTCAGGGAAAATATGAAGGTGAGAGGCTGCTTTTGATCGGTTTTGCAGAAACCGCGACAGCAATCGGTGCACAGGCTGCGATCACATTGGGAACAAAGTATATCCAGACAACACGGGAAGTAATACCGGATGCCAGATATTTATTTTTTTCGGAAGCGCACAGCCATGCGACTGAGCAGAAATTGGTAAAAGATGATATAGACCGTGTGATAAATGATATTGACAGGATAGTATTTATAGAGGATGAGGTGACCACTGGGAATACGATCATGAATATCATTAAGATCATAACAAAAGAGTATCAGAAAAAAACAAAATTTGCAGTTGCTTCATTGTTAAATGGAATGACAGAAGAATACTTAAAAATTTATCAGGATGAAAAAATAGAACTTCATTATCTGGTAAAAACGGATCATTCCGGATACGGTACGGTTGCGGAGCAGTATAGATGTGATGGTTTATATATTTGTGCGATACCGGAGAATCATACGCATGAAAGCGCGGATATTGATGTGCAATCAGAGAAGAATATGCGGGAACATATCATATCAATTCCCGGATGGATGAATGCAAGACGTTTCGTTGACGCAAAACAATATGAGGCTGCATGCAGAAAACTTGCGGAAACTGTAATCGTGGAAACGAGTGTGAAACAGGGTGAGCGCGTACTTGTGATCGGCACGGAAGAGTTTATGTATCCCGCACTTCTGACAGGTCAGGAAATAGAAAAAATAGGATGTGATGTCCGCTGCCATTCTACGACTAGAAGTCCGATCGCGGTCAGTACCGAGGAAGAGTATCCACTGCATTGCAGATATGAACTGTGCAGTTTATATGATCCGGAACGAAAGACTTTTATTTATGATCTGGAAAACTATGACAGGGTTATCGTTATGACGGATTCGGCATTAGCGTCGTTAAAAGGATTAGAAACGCTGATTTACGCACTTCGGATGAAAAATGAAAATATATCTGTGATCCGTTGGTATTAA
- a CDS encoding flagellar biosynthesis protein FlgM gives MSKEPIRIDLLIIKEENAEKVMKNEIGHIMRKYNVLEYKGPGDELSIDTLYKTLGYACLYKGYGKTIDEIPADELTVSLFREAYPRELFFELERKGYVLEEKYPGIYYVRGNILFPVQIVVISRLNRTMHSSLRILSANADIEDIRKFLEQTENMKTPRERNNIDAVLQASVSANYEIYQKVRRANGMCEALRELMKDEIEQDVARGEARGEARGEMRGRAEGIVDTCCDLGLPEDAILERLQKKLNISLQTAQEYLKTFGKQIVKN, from the coding sequence TTGAGTAAAGAACCGATCCGTATTGATCTTCTGATCATAAAAGAAGAAAATGCAGAAAAAGTGATGAAAAATGAAATCGGTCATATCATGCGAAAGTACAATGTGTTAGAATACAAAGGACCGGGAGATGAACTGTCGATAGACACTCTTTACAAAACACTTGGATATGCCTGCCTTTATAAAGGATATGGGAAAACAATCGATGAAATCCCGGCGGACGAACTGACCGTGTCATTGTTCCGTGAAGCATATCCAAGAGAACTGTTTTTTGAATTAGAACGAAAAGGATATGTACTGGAAGAAAAATATCCAGGTATTTATTACGTGAGAGGGAACATTTTATTCCCGGTGCAGATCGTGGTGATCAGCAGGTTGAACCGGACTATGCACAGCAGCCTAAGAATCTTATCTGCAAATGCCGATATAGAGGATATCAGGAAGTTTTTAGAACAGACAGAAAATATGAAGACACCGCGGGAGCGGAATAATATAGACGCAGTATTACAGGCAAGTGTCAGTGCGAATTATGAAATATATCAGAAGGTAAGGAGGGCGAATGGTATGTGCGAAGCATTACGGGAATTAATGAAAGATGAAATAGAGCAGGATGTAGCAAGAGGAGAAGCAAGAGGAGAGGCAAGAGGAGAAATGCGTGGCAGAGCGGAAGGAATTGTAGATACATGTTGTGATCTAGGGTTGCCAGAAGACGCTATTTTAGAGCGGTTGCAGAAAAAACTAAATATATCATTACAGACTGCCCAAGAATATCTAAAGACTTTTGGAAAACAGATCGTAAAAAATTAA